The genomic DNA GGGCCTCGCCACCGTGAAGAAAATCGTCGAGGAACATCAGGGCAGTATCGGCATTTCCGGGACACCCGGCGAAGGGACCACAGTGACGATCCGTCTGCCCGGTGTCAGCCGAGGTCCAGCCCATCGGTATCGAGGGCGCGGACGCCGTCCGCCACGCCGCCCGACCGCCGCATCCTAGGCCCTTGTTTCCTGTCCCGGTCTGATCAATCAGGTCAGGCCTCGCGAGGCTACCTTATTAAGCCGCGCCACTTTGTCCCAGCGCTCACACGATTCCTCGTGTGAATGTCCTCCATGGCCGGCCATAGATCGTGTCCGTCTGTTTTCTTTCTCCCAACCGTGGTCGCTTGAGCTAGCTGTTCTCTTTTTCCTACAACCATTTATGCTCTGGTCCTGAGTGCCATCCATCGGCGCGCATCGGCCGAGCACATCGACGTGATTCGCCCTCAACAGGACTGGCGTGGCGAGCCTCCTCCTGCGCGCGTCCAACGAGGGGCTTCTAGGGCCGCGCTTCTCGTAGCGAATCGCCATACACACCTGTGGGTGGTCATTGAGGCCATCCGCTCCCTTCCCCCCTTTATCCTTGACACGGCTTCTTCAGATAGCTAAGATTCCCGCACTCATCAGGCTTTTAACGTCTATAATCGACCACCATACTTTCACATTCTTTCAAAGGAGTAGGGGTATGAAATTCGTGATCGGCAGCGTCGCGACCCTTGCAGGTGTATTGTTTATGTGTTCGATGGCCTCCGCGAATCCGGCCCTGTTGCCGAAGCACGAAGGTTATCCGATGAAGAACGACGGCAGCCCGGTGAACGGACAGCCGACAGCTAATGACCCAGGCCAGAAGGCTGGGGGCGGCGAGTCCACCCTGCTCAAGTCTGCTGATTCCTCCAGCAAGCATGCCGAACAGAAATTGGTGAAGTCGGACAACGCGCGAATCACCGAAGGCCAGGGCGCCGGCCGGTTACCGAACGTCCAGGGCCCGCAGATCAAGATTGAGCCGCCGGTGACCTCTGCCACGAAAATCACTGGCGACCGTAAGATCGATTAGTTTCTATTCGATAGAACGAAAACGGGGCCGTTGTCGTGAGACAACGGCCCCGTTTCTTTTTGTCCCATGATCGCGCCTACCGCTTCGTTCGACTTGAGCCGGCCTCCGTCTGCAATCGAAACCTCCACGGTTTCGTCGCCCATTCCCCGGCATAGTCCACACCGATCCGCGGATAGGTCTTGAGGGCGTCTTGTGGCAACGCGTCGCCGCGATCCTCAAACCAGAGCCTGTCCCCGGCCGTGAGATCCCACCGATTCAATCGGCGATCGATGCCGAACGCACGGGTCAGCCGGCCCGGCCCATCGATGAGCGACCCGTCGCACTCCACCGCCCGCAAGAGGACGGCCGCCGGATAGCCGTCCTGCTCGGTTACAACGTTCAACATCTCGTGCATCCCGTAGCAGAGATACACATAGGCAATTCCTGGCGGACCGAACAGCACCTCCGTCCTGGCCGTTCGTCCTTTCGACGCATGGCAGGCCTTGTCCTCCGGACCGACATAGGCCTCGACCTCGATGATCTTTCCGGCCATCAACCCTGCCCCATTGTTCCGTACAAGATACTTGCCGATCAACGACCGCGCGACTTCGACGGTTGAACAGCTAAAGTAGGAACGATCCAGGATCTTCCGGTTCAGTCGACTCATTGGCAATCCTTTATGTTCCCCCCATGTTAGTTGACGCCGATCGGATAGCAGGCGGCTCAAAAAGCCCGTTCAGCAAGGCCGCAGCCGAAGGTACCGCCGGAGGCGTAGCCCATTGGCTACGTTGAGGACGGTACCGAGGCGAGAACGACGCTGGCGGGCTTTTTCAGCAGCCTGCTAAAAATACCATGCGACGCCCCCCATCACCATCCTCGGATTCCCCGGCACGAAGTGGATGTCCGTGACACCCGTTGCCTCATTCCTGAGCCTCGACTCAAAGGCAAAGACCGCTTGTTCCCACTTCGTATTGAGCAGATTCTGTACGAACAAAAACGCTTCGAGTCGCCCATGCGCCAGCTTGATCGGAATCTGGTACCGTTCGGACAAGTCGATATCGATCCAGGAGGGCGCGCGGATGCTGCGATCCTCCGTCAGCGGGCGAACACCGAGATACGTCGCTTGCAGCTGGGAGGTTAGTCCTTCCGGCCACCGCAGCAGCAGCGCGCCATACGCCGTCACTTCCGGCGCCAGGGGAATGGCATCGCCGTTACGGAACTCCGCCTTGGTCCAGGTGATGCTGCCGTTAAAATACACCGGCCCCCAGACCTGCCCGCGCGCCCCGACCTCCATACCGCGCCGACGGGATGCGCCACGAATTTCTGTCGTCCCTTCGTCACCGACAAACACCAGTTCCTGCTTCATGTCCAGCGCCCACACCGTGGCCGTCAGCTCGATACCGTCCGAACCCCACGGTCTCGATCGAAGTCCGACCTCATAACTCTTGGCTCTCGCCAGCGGCGAGGCGGCCGGAGTCACCGCCGAGCGCGCATCGTTGCTGTGATATCCCTCGCCATAGTTCAGAAAGAATTCCGTTCTCAACCAGGGCCCCAGAGTCAGGTTCGCCTTGGGCAACACCAGACCGGAATCGGCGGTCCCGGATGCTTGCGCTACGCAGGTCTGACAGCGATTGCGCACATCGAAGGTAAACACCTCGCTCCGTACGCCGCCGGCCAGGCGCATCCATGGTGCCGGTTGCATTTCCAGTTTGAAGAAGGGGGCGTAAGAGGCTTCGGTGATATCCGTATCGCTCGTGCTCCCAAGCGGATTTCTGAGCACTTGCGGCCCGAGCCGCGCATGGATGTGATCGACCCGGGTTTGCACCCCAACGGTGGCGGCGCCGTCCATGTCGAACCATCGTCCGTTCTGTTTGTATCCGATATCTCCGCCATACATGATCCGCCGATCGGACTGCTGAAACCCGTCGCCGTTGACGGGATCGTTCTGGAAGAACGTAAAATTCGTAAAAAGATCGAAGCGATAGTACTGCGCATAGGCATTGGCAAAGAACC from Nitrospira sp. ND1 includes the following:
- a CDS encoding DNA-3-methyladenine glycosylase, producing the protein MSRLNRKILDRSYFSCSTVEVARSLIGKYLVRNNGAGLMAGKIIEVEAYVGPEDKACHASKGRTARTEVLFGPPGIAYVYLCYGMHEMLNVVTEQDGYPAAVLLRAVECDGSLIDGPGRLTRAFGIDRRLNRWDLTAGDRLWFEDRGDALPQDALKTYPRIGVDYAGEWATKPWRFRLQTEAGSSRTKR
- a CDS encoding TonB-dependent receptor, which translates into the protein MRWIGWLIGAGAMVLSCGLVAFAHDPDAPDLDVPEVTVEADRPVAASSQQFIPDKEYLLQPQGRPAQVLRLIPGFIAVEHSGGAGKADQYFLRGFDADHGTDVAFFADGMPINLRSHAHGQGYTDLNFIIPETIEGLDVYKGAYLPEYGDFSTAGAVNFRTREVVKEGVVQSAGGQFHTQRHLLMVSPTTDRVRSLIAAEGYYTNGPFEHDNRYFRGNLLGKATMNPSARSELSVTGTFHKSQWNASGEIPLRAVQDGSLDRFGAVDPSEGGRTMRSTGRLNYHYDTTSGGRFFANAYAQYYRFDLFTNFTFFQNDPVNGDGFQQSDRRIMYGGDIGYKQNGRWFDMDGAATVGVQTRVDHIHARLGPQVLRNPLGSTSDTDITEASYAPFFKLEMQPAPWMRLAGGVRSEVFTFDVRNRCQTCVAQASGTADSGLVLPKANLTLGPWLRTEFFLNYGEGYHSNDARSAVTPAASPLARAKSYEVGLRSRPWGSDGIELTATVWALDMKQELVFVGDEGTTEIRGASRRRGMEVGARGQVWGPVYFNGSITWTKAEFRNGDAIPLAPEVTAYGALLLRWPEGLTSQLQATYLGVRPLTEDRSIRAPSWIDIDLSERYQIPIKLAHGRLEAFLFVQNLLNTKWEQAVFAFESRLRNEATGVTDIHFVPGNPRMVMGGVAWYF